In one Pseudomonas tensinigenes genomic region, the following are encoded:
- a CDS encoding S8 family serine peptidase has protein sequence MSSIKDDLLRNYLARLTPDSGLEGFVESSRPLNIGPLPEAKLTRTLEKLTLGKPLAPKEQFYIEALIIPQERPAIDIVDGDYVTITHHRWLAWNEERFRAPLRAALPSVGRIELPGHPSYPYGGTGFVVGDGLLMTNRHVAQLFCSGLGLRGLVFIPGVSAGVDFLRERDRTASQFLRVVKTVMIHPYWDMALLQVEGLRDNQRPLLLDTVDPAEHLGKEVAVIGYPAFDPRNDAAVQNQLFDGVYGVKRLMPGLLGPRLEVESFGGMVSAVGHDSSTLGGASGSAVFDPFGGRILGLHFGGRYLQSNYAVPAFELARDSRVVDAGVSFARPVPPAWSGLDGVWKGLEVPVPAPTPAAVVAAPAPVVSPAPASAVSVPVTQACEQTITIPLQISIRLGEAQVNVSAQPVFAAKPTPAITTAPVAAQVTSDYQQLLLLYQAHQRGSDTQAQRFVLNFTGQPGRDDASLSQAITTATGLYGQLGQLFPADPELDAHRLLELPGLTTLPRDELFDLARLLREVTGAETVDPDLGSDYFHDQPTLPDPGTEAFNLTFWCWAGDDELPKDPDWAIVKTRTPQAWAFSEKQGRPSRGEGIRVFQPDTGVVAWHTELPEGLYNNPGAFNLVEPGRPPIDQMSGGSNPGHGTGTSSVVVSPEDGKMRGSAPKATLVPIRCLESVVVFNQSRVAQAIDHARRNGAHVISMSLGGLFSDALHTALRKAVEANIIVVSAAGNCASTVVWPARYDEAIAVAGVNEKFKPWRGSCNGSSVAISGPAEFVLRASASDRNAPSQVAGGQGTSFATAHLAGVAALWLAHHGRDELIRGLPQGVALQQLFRTLLAASAQPGDFEKSEKDDYGAGIIDAEALLKLDPRHAFSQETLFRTPATHLRSQVVALLNEALGASGLEAAAPATGDPQSLLELSCVALDQLRTRRSQRVQLESLPPLALSAGLRRTLGQGAFKIAQVGVSDAS, from the coding sequence ATGAGCTCAATCAAGGATGATCTGCTGCGCAACTATCTGGCGCGACTGACGCCGGACAGCGGTCTGGAAGGCTTTGTGGAGTCTTCCAGGCCGCTGAATATCGGCCCGCTGCCCGAGGCGAAGCTGACGCGGACCCTGGAGAAACTGACCCTCGGCAAGCCACTGGCGCCCAAGGAACAGTTCTACATCGAAGCCCTGATCATCCCCCAGGAGCGGCCCGCCATCGACATCGTCGACGGCGATTACGTGACGATCACTCATCATCGCTGGCTTGCCTGGAATGAAGAACGCTTCCGGGCGCCCTTGCGCGCCGCGCTGCCGTCCGTGGGCCGCATCGAGCTGCCTGGGCATCCGTCGTATCCCTATGGCGGCACCGGCTTCGTGGTCGGTGACGGGCTGCTCATGACCAACCGTCACGTTGCCCAACTGTTCTGCAGCGGTCTCGGCTTGCGCGGCCTGGTGTTCATTCCGGGGGTGAGCGCCGGGGTGGACTTCCTGCGCGAACGCGACAGGACGGCCTCGCAGTTCCTGCGAGTGGTGAAGACTGTGATGATCCACCCTTACTGGGACATGGCCCTGCTGCAGGTCGAAGGTCTGCGCGACAATCAACGGCCGTTGCTGCTCGATACCGTCGACCCGGCCGAGCACCTGGGCAAGGAAGTGGCAGTTATCGGCTATCCAGCCTTCGATCCGCGCAATGACGCCGCCGTGCAGAATCAGCTCTTCGATGGCGTTTACGGGGTCAAGCGGTTGATGCCGGGGTTGCTCGGGCCGCGCCTGGAGGTGGAGAGCTTCGGCGGGATGGTCAGCGCCGTTGGCCATGACAGCTCGACCCTGGGCGGCGCCTCCGGCTCAGCGGTATTCGATCCCTTTGGCGGGCGGATTCTCGGCCTGCATTTCGGCGGGCGCTATCTGCAAAGCAACTATGCCGTACCGGCCTTCGAACTGGCACGCGATAGCCGCGTGGTGGATGCCGGGGTAAGTTTCGCCAGGCCGGTACCGCCCGCCTGGTCGGGGCTGGACGGGGTATGGAAAGGGCTCGAGGTTCCGGTCCCGGCACCAACGCCGGCTGCGGTAGTGGCGGCGCCTGCACCGGTGGTTTCCCCGGCTCCTGCATCGGCGGTCAGCGTACCGGTGACCCAGGCCTGCGAGCAGACCATTACCATACCTCTACAGATCAGCATTCGCCTGGGCGAGGCCCAGGTGAACGTCAGCGCGCAGCCGGTATTCGCTGCCAAACCGACGCCGGCCATTACCACGGCGCCCGTTGCGGCTCAGGTGACTAGCGACTATCAGCAGTTACTGCTGCTCTACCAAGCTCACCAGCGTGGGAGCGACACCCAGGCGCAGCGTTTCGTGCTGAACTTCACAGGCCAGCCTGGTCGCGACGACGCCTCGCTGAGCCAGGCCATCACCACGGCGACCGGCCTGTATGGGCAGCTCGGCCAGTTGTTCCCGGCCGATCCCGAACTCGACGCCCACCGCCTGCTGGAATTGCCGGGGCTGACCACCTTGCCGCGCGATGAACTGTTCGACTTGGCGCGCTTGTTGCGCGAAGTGACCGGGGCCGAAACGGTGGATCCGGATCTGGGCAGCGACTACTTCCACGACCAGCCAACGCTCCCGGATCCGGGAACCGAAGCTTTCAACCTGACCTTCTGGTGCTGGGCCGGCGATGACGAGCTGCCCAAGGATCCCGACTGGGCCATCGTAAAGACCCGCACCCCACAGGCCTGGGCGTTCTCTGAGAAGCAGGGCCGGCCAAGCCGCGGCGAGGGCATTCGGGTGTTCCAGCCCGATACCGGGGTGGTCGCTTGGCACACCGAACTGCCCGAAGGTTTGTACAACAACCCCGGTGCCTTCAACCTGGTGGAACCCGGACGCCCACCCATCGACCAGATGAGCGGCGGCAGCAATCCCGGGCACGGCACCGGGACCTCGTCGGTAGTGGTCAGCCCGGAGGACGGCAAGATGCGCGGTTCAGCGCCGAAGGCGACCCTGGTGCCGATCCGTTGCCTGGAGAGTGTAGTGGTGTTCAACCAGAGCCGGGTGGCCCAGGCCATCGACCATGCCCGGCGCAATGGCGCCCATGTGATCAGCATGAGTCTCGGCGGACTGTTCAGCGATGCCTTGCACACTGCCCTGCGCAAGGCGGTGGAGGCGAACATTATTGTTGTCTCGGCGGCGGGCAACTGCGCCAGCACCGTGGTCTGGCCTGCGCGTTACGACGAGGCCATCGCGGTTGCCGGGGTCAACGAGAAGTTCAAGCCCTGGCGCGGCTCGTGCAACGGTTCGTCGGTCGCTATCAGTGGTCCAGCGGAGTTCGTGTTGCGCGCAAGTGCCAGTGACCGCAACGCGCCGTCCCAGGTAGCCGGCGGGCAGGGTACCTCGTTCGCCACCGCCCATCTGGCCGGTGTTGCGGCCTTGTGGCTGGCCCACCACGGACGCGACGAACTGATTCGCGGGTTGCCGCAAGGCGTTGCGCTGCAGCAACTGTTTCGCACGCTGCTGGCTGCCAGCGCCCAACCCGGGGATTTCGAGAAATCCGAGAAGGACGATTACGGCGCTGGGATCATTGATGCCGAGGCGCTGCTCAAGCTTGACCCGCGTCACGCCTTCAGCCAGGAAACGCTGTTCCGCACCCCGGCCACCCATCTGCGCAGCCAGGTAGTCGCGCTACTGAACGAAGCGCTGGGCGCATCGGGGCTGGAGGCTGCGGCGCCGGCGACCGGCGACCCGCAAAGCCTGCTCGAGTTGTCCTGCGTTGCCCTGGACCAGTTACGTACCCGGCGTAGCCAGCGCGTGCAACTGGAAAGCCTGCCGCCACTGGCGCTGTCTGCGGGCTTGCGCCGGACGCTGGGGCAGGGCGCCTTTAAGATCGCCCAGGTGGGAGTTAGTGATGCCTCTTGA
- a CDS encoding TonB-dependent receptor has product MPAVFPSRLRPLLQLSLLLSLSASPVLIQSSWAEDAARRSYQVPAGSLSAALTRFAGLAGVNLSVDPALVSGRNSNGLSGEFAVEEGFARLLLGSGLQLQPLGEQAYTLIPAAEGSSLQLAPTSILGATGSSDADVFAGGQVARRGSQGLLGSKDFMETPFSMTTYTSEAVKNQQARTLGDLISSDPSVRATNPAGGRYEQFTIRGFSLFNSDVAYNGLYGVLPTYTIDMEMADRVDIIKGPSQLINGISPRGSVGGGINVVPKRATDKPITSLTANYASNNQVGGAVDVGRRFGEDNQFGLRFNGVKQAGDTEWDHQSVDRDMAVLGLDFRGERLRLSTDIGHTERDTDAPQERVQVAANAKVPSANKVHRNYAQPWTQAKTEDTFGTLNAEFDVNDSVMLYGGVGARKSNHDFLRHAVSVTNDAGDFSVLPRDFTRDENVRTATAGVRNWFHTGPVSHEVNLAASYFYMDFENGGARYAAGRSNLYDPVETAKPGTPTRNDAKVYTENRFSGVALSDTLGFFDDRLLLTLGARWQRVKVDDWSDDIKGDTAYDEEKVSPSGGILFKATDKLSLYANYMEGLSQGKIAPSTSVNEDEIFPPFISRQVEVGAKYDAGAYALTAAVFRIKQPAYETNATTRVFGPNGKRDNNGVELSVFGEPLKGFRLLGGVMYIDSELTKTTNGTFDGNRAPATPKYNVNLGAEWDVPTVQGLTLTTRGIYSSSQYLDQSNEKEIDSWERFDVGTRYAFKVDEKTITLRANVENVLDKRYWSSAGASDDSEPGLTLSTPRTYLLSATVDF; this is encoded by the coding sequence CAACGGTTTGTCCGGCGAATTCGCTGTGGAGGAGGGGTTCGCTCGCTTGTTGCTGGGTTCCGGCCTGCAACTGCAACCGCTGGGCGAGCAGGCCTACACACTGATTCCAGCCGCCGAGGGCAGCAGCCTGCAACTGGCGCCGACGTCGATTCTCGGTGCCACCGGTTCCAGCGATGCCGATGTGTTTGCCGGCGGCCAAGTCGCGCGGCGTGGCTCGCAGGGTTTGCTGGGGTCGAAAGACTTCATGGAAACCCCGTTCAGCATGACCACCTACACCAGCGAGGCGGTGAAGAATCAGCAGGCGCGCACCTTGGGCGATCTGATTTCCAGCGACCCGTCGGTTCGCGCGACCAACCCGGCCGGTGGTCGCTACGAGCAGTTCACCATCCGTGGTTTCAGCCTGTTCAACAGCGACGTGGCGTACAACGGGCTCTATGGTGTGTTGCCGACGTACACCATTGATATGGAAATGGCCGATCGTGTGGATATCATCAAAGGCCCGAGCCAGCTCATCAACGGCATTTCGCCGCGGGGTAGCGTAGGCGGGGGGATCAACGTGGTGCCCAAGCGAGCCACCGACAAACCGATCACCTCGCTGACGGCCAATTATGCGTCGAACAATCAGGTCGGCGGCGCGGTGGATGTCGGCCGGCGGTTCGGTGAGGACAATCAGTTCGGCCTGCGCTTCAACGGCGTCAAACAGGCCGGTGATACCGAGTGGGATCATCAAAGTGTCGACCGTGACATGGCCGTGCTCGGCCTGGATTTTCGCGGTGAGCGACTACGGCTTTCGACCGATATCGGCCACACCGAACGCGACACCGATGCGCCACAGGAGCGCGTGCAGGTCGCGGCCAATGCCAAGGTTCCGAGCGCGAACAAGGTACATCGCAACTACGCGCAACCGTGGACTCAGGCGAAAACCGAGGACACCTTCGGCACGCTCAACGCTGAGTTCGACGTCAATGATTCGGTGATGCTGTACGGCGGCGTCGGCGCGCGCAAAAGTAATCATGACTTCTTGCGCCACGCCGTTTCCGTCACCAACGATGCCGGTGATTTCAGCGTACTGCCGCGCGACTTCACCCGAGACGAAAACGTGCGCACGGCCACGGCCGGCGTGCGCAACTGGTTCCATACCGGGCCGGTGAGCCATGAGGTCAACCTCGCGGCCAGCTACTTCTACATGGATTTCGAGAACGGCGGCGCGCGTTACGCGGCAGGGCGCAGCAACCTGTATGACCCGGTGGAGACCGCCAAACCCGGTACGCCGACACGTAATGACGCCAAGGTCTACACGGAAAACCGCTTCAGCGGCGTAGCGCTGTCCGACACCCTGGGCTTTTTCGACGATCGATTGCTGCTGACCCTCGGCGCTCGCTGGCAGCGGGTGAAAGTTGATGACTGGAGCGATGACATCAAAGGCGACACCGCTTACGACGAAGAAAAGGTTTCGCCCTCGGGCGGCATTCTGTTCAAGGCGACCGACAAACTGTCGTTGTACGCCAACTACATGGAAGGCCTGAGCCAGGGCAAGATCGCGCCGTCGACCTCGGTGAACGAAGATGAAATCTTCCCACCGTTTATCAGCCGTCAGGTCGAGGTCGGTGCCAAGTACGACGCCGGCGCCTACGCGTTGACCGCTGCGGTGTTTCGCATCAAGCAACCGGCGTACGAAACCAACGCCACCACGCGAGTCTTCGGGCCCAATGGCAAGCGCGATAACAATGGCGTGGAGCTGAGCGTGTTCGGCGAACCGCTCAAAGGCTTCCGTTTGCTTGGCGGCGTGATGTACATCGACAGCGAATTGACCAAGACCACCAATGGCACTTTCGATGGCAACCGGGCGCCGGCGACGCCGAAATACAACGTCAATCTGGGCGCCGAGTGGGACGTGCCGACTGTGCAGGGGTTGACGCTGACAACGCGGGGTATTTATTCGAGTTCGCAGTACCTGGATCAGTCCAATGAGAAGGAAATCGATTCCTGGGAGCGCTTCGATGTCGGCACGCGGTACGCGTTTAAAGTCGACGAGAAGACCATCACGCTGCGCGCCAATGTGGAAAACGTATTGGATAAACGCTACTGGAGTTCGGCTGGAGCTTCGGATGACAGCGAGCCTGGGTTGACGCTGTCGACACCGAGAACCTATCTGCTTTCAGCCACTGTAGATTTCTGA